One Silene latifolia isolate original U9 population chromosome 4, ASM4854445v1, whole genome shotgun sequence DNA segment encodes these proteins:
- the LOC141652539 gene encoding uncharacterized protein LOC141652539: MFQGAMSNSTLSEEVVANNNLSSFNPLLLQNTTTSSNNNNNNIISSSTHEQPPLPKKVKKRRNLPGNPDPDAEVIALSPKSLLATNRFICEICNKGFQRDQNLQLHRRGHNLPWKLKQRNKLEIVRKKAYVCPEPSCVHHHPSRALGDLTGIKKHFCRKHGEKKFKCDKCSKIYAVHSDWKAHSKTCGTREYRCDCGTLFSRKDSFITHRAFCDALAEESARLSTNPFSNPIFPPPPQQQQPMPPPSSPFSALSATQHHPSSLFPFPSSSISLSSSPWDPPPQNPNNPNNHHNHHLIHHIKTEINNHPFPPPPPQQPPQSYFQPPPLFTKSMLTSPPFTSDTNTITAHFLSATALLQKATAVGATLQQSQQSQQAQSMQPMLNHGFDELGPSFCNVGQQQQQPPSTTTTTTSNVSNIDYHHHLTMGMVGSGDFKFATWRKDEDTTRDFLGLTAGDHYTPNNNTNTNTTATNNNNNNNNNINRSEGGFVVNDDDDDMEGNMLKFTGGLQYGMTASYDRDNSSPSSSSLVHHHHHHHHGEGSFGNFVTSQPTTAAATSDSRWG; this comes from the exons ATGTTCCAAGGAGCTATGTCCAATTCAACTTTGTCTGAAGAAGTAGTAGCTAATAATAATCTCTCTAGTTTTAACCCTTTATTACTACAAAACACTACTACTagtagtaacaataataataataatatcatttCTTCTTCTACTCATGAGCAACCTCCTCTTCCTAAAAAGGTCaagaaaagaagaaatcttcCTGGAAATCCAG ACCCAGATGCAGAAGTAATAGCACTATCACCAAAATCATTGCTAGCAACAAATAGATTTATATGTGAGATATGCAACAAAGGATTTCAAAGAGATCAAAATCTACAACTTCATAGAAGAGGACATAATCTACCATGGAAATTAAAGCAAAGAAACAAGCTAGAAATAGTAAGAAAAAAAGCATATGTTTGTCCTGAACCATCTTGTGTTCATCATCATCCTTCAAGAGCACTTGGTGATCTTACTGGAATTAAGAAGCATTTTTGTAGAAAACATGGTGAAAAGAAATTTAAATGTGATAAATGTTCCAAGATTTATGCTGTTCATTCTGATTGGAAAGCTCATTCCAAAACTTGTGGAACTAGAGAGTATAGATGTGATTGTGGTACTCTCTTCTCCAG GAAAGATAGCTTCATCACACATAGAGCATTTTGTGATGCATTAGCTGAAGAAAGTGCAAGACTTTCAACAAACCCTTTCTCAAACCCAATCttcccaccaccaccacaacaacaacaaccaatgcCGCCACCGTCATCGCCTTTTTCCGCTCTCTCCGCCACCCAACACCACCCTTCCTCCCTTTTCCCATTCCCATCCTCTTCAATCTCACTATCCTCCTCTCCATGGGACCCACCTCCCCAAAACCCTAATAatcccaacaaccaccacaaccaccacctcaTCCACCACATCAAAACCGAAATCAACAACCACCCGTtcccaccaccgccaccacaacAACCGCCACAATCGTATTTCCAACCACCACCGTTGTTCACCAAGAGTATGCTGACGTCACCACCTTTCACCTCAGACACCAACACCATCACCGCTCATTTCCTCTCTGCCACCGCTTTACTTCAAAAGGCGACCGCGGTGGGGGCCACTTTGCaacaatcccaacaatctcaacaAGCTCAATCCATGCAACCTATGCTTAACCATGGGTTTGATGAACTTGGACCCTCGTTCTGCAACGTagggcaacaacaacaacaaccaccgtctaccaccacaacaaccaccagcaACGTCTCGAACATCGACTACCATCACCATTTGACAATGGGGATGGTGGGGTCCGGAGATTTTAAGTTTGCCACGTGGAGAAAGGATGAGGATACTACTAGGGACTTCCTAGGGCTTACTGCTGGAGATCATTATACTCcgaataataatactaatactaatactacggcgactaataataataataataataataataatattaataggaGTGAAGGAGGGTTTGTTGTTAATGACGACGACGATGACATGGAAGGGAATATGCTAAAGTTCACAGGTGGGTTACAATACGGTATGACAGCCTCGTATGATCGCGACAACTCATCGCCATCGTCATCATCGCTtgttcatcaccatcatcatcatcatcatggcgAGGGTAGTTTCGGTAATTTCGTCACTTCTCAGCCTACTACTGCTGCTGCTACCTCGGACTCAAGGTGGGGGTAA
- the LOC141653906 gene encoding uncharacterized protein LOC141653906, whose product MAHPEAVKMFRSYYYVVQIDSTYKTNEYRLPLVEMVGVTPVGKSFVIAYALVTHESEEKYLVGPTETEGPANDAVQPIAIVTDCEGGLLNAIPIVFPDSSHLLCLWHIYSNVETKALDITKQDNWAKHVTFTLFTAVVEAETEDKFNVAWGKLAREWAGVAAYIERQWFPHLEKWAKYRTNNITHFGNTSTSRVESARANLKRWSIAKPAIDSIRARFHSLMETQHVEIRHSLELSRSRRLTGIQRLFSRLSCKISKNAISELRKEFERGAKMTEDALTIDCGCVKATTLGLLCACSLHRISRNGSRVPVDVLHAFWRKLEYDGSETMPTCDDDRLEELFDEILNADPSMRSSMFDALYSQIHPDQEDVNEPRVNENPRGRPSRGTRRDPSAVEHARVRVRVGTPSSQRTPSSTPRSTPTIPVTPSSTPRSTPSVRFTPYRTPRSTQTGPGTPSTTPTTTTGSFGTTYCAPLEVDYTIGDLRYFPYRDFLPSFFHEYVEAWFNPYGDGHCGFRVISHAVRGDQSHFTMARTDLLREIRSPDYRDHIYGPGRFDTEVARITFMDQIPCGSGNWMDGFDLYGYATMYNWVICCIYAFDDREGRRHWNSSFTYLPLRAPPEYVPHMVSYGYYMRKTTICGSGRPLSPMPPLAPCWVHDASVDHYNGLYRHQIRLWRDFARCS is encoded by the coding sequence ATGGCTCATCCAGAAGCGGTTAAGATGTTTCGATCATACTATTATGTGGTACAGATCGATTCCACGTACAAGACAAATGAataccgtcttccgcttgttgaGATGGTTGGAGTCACACCCGTCGGGAAGAGCTTTGTCATCGCGTATGCTCTTGTGACGCATGAGTCGGAGGAGAAATATCTCGTGGGTCCTACGGAAACTGAAGGCCCCGCGAATGATGCCGTTCAACCTATTGCTATTGTTACTGATTGCGAGGGTGGTTTGTTGAACGCGATTCCCATTGTTTTTCCAGATTCGTCTCACTTGCTATGTCTTTGGCATATATATTCTAACGTGGAGACGAAAGCACTTGATATCACGAAACAGGATAATTGGGCTAAGCATGTAACTTTTACCTTGTTTACTGCGGTTGTCGAGGCGGAGACCGAAGATAAGTTTAATGTTGCGTGGGGCAAATTGGCAAGGGAATGGGCGGGAGTGGCGGCTTATATtgagaggcaatggttcccgcactTGGAAAAATGGGCCAAGTATAGAACGAACAACATAACTCATTTTGGCAATACTTCTACATCCCGGGTTGAGTCGGCTCGTGCGAATTTGAAGAGATGGTCAATAGCGAAACCGGCGATTGATAGCATCCGAGCTCGGTTTCATTCTTTGATGGAAACGCAACATGTTGAGATCCGACACTCGTTGGAGTTATCTAGATCGAGGCGGTTGACGGGGATTCAGCGATTATTTTCCAGActttcttgcaaaatatcaaagaaTGCCATCAGTGAATTGCGTAAAGAATTCGAAAGAGGTGCCAAGATGACGGAAGATGCCTTGACGATCGATTGCGGTTGTGTAAAGGCTACTACACTTGGTTTGTTATGTGCTTGTTCACTTCACCGCATTTCTAGAAACGGATCTCGGGTCCCTGTTGATGTGTTACATGCATTTTGGAGGAAGTTGGAGTACGATGGTTCGGAGACAATGCCGACTTGTGACGATGATCGATTGGAAGAGTTATTCGATGAAATTCTGAATGCAGATCCGAGTATGAGATCATCCATGTTCGATGCCCTTTACTCTCAGATACATCCGGATCAGGAGGATGTAAACGAGCCTCGGGTCAACGAGAACCCTAGAGGACGTCCGAGTAGGGGAACTCGTAGAGATCCGTCCGCCGTTGAGCATGCACGGGTTCGTGTTCGAGTAGGTACTCCGTCTTCCCAACGTACTCCGTCTAGTACCCCCCGTTCTACTCCGACGATTCCTGTTACTCCGTCGTCTACTCCCCGTTCTACTCCGTCGGTTCGTTTTACTCCGTATCGAACCCCCCGGTCCACTCAAACGGGCCCCGGTACACCGTCTACCACTCCTACCACGACTACGGGGAGTTTCGGCACAACGTATTGCGCACCTCTTGAGGTCGACTACACCATTGGTGATTTGAGGTATTTTCCTTATCGTGACTTCCTGCCTTCATTTTTTCACGAGTATGTAGAAGCATGGTTTAATCCTTACGGAGACGGTCATTGTGGTTTTCGAGTTATCTCACATGCTGTTCGGGGTGACCAATCTCATTTCACGATGGCTAGAACAGATTTACTTAGGGAAATTCGTAGTCCCGATTACCGTGATCATATCTATGGCCCAGGGAGATTTGATACGGAGGTAGCTAGAATTACATTTATGGATCAGATACCGTGTGGCTCGGGTAATTGGATGGACGGTTTCGATCTATATGGTTATGCTACGATGTACAATTGGGTGATATGTTGTATTTACGCATTTGACGATCGAGAAGGTCGGCGACATTGGAATAGTAGTTTTACTTATTTGCCTCTACGAGCCCCCCCGGAGTACGTGCCCCATATGGTGTCTTATGGGTATTACATGCGGAAAACCACTATTTGCGGCTCCGGTCGCCCCTTGTCACCTATGCCTCCATTAGCCCCTTGTTGGGTACATGATGCAAGCGTAGATCATTATAATGGCCTGTATCGACATCAGATCCGATTATGGCGCGATTTCGCGAGGTGTTCTTAG